TCACACGGTTGGAATCGTGCAGCATGCCCGGCTGAAGCGGACGGCCGGGCTCGACCAGTTCATCGCCGGTCGACAGAACCGCAACTTTCAGACGGCGGCGCACTTTCAGACCCGTGAGGCCAAGCGCAGAGGCAAGCGAGACATGCTGCGGCTGAAGCCGCAGCCCCGAAGCGAGCGCGGGTGCGCCGGTCGCGATGTCTTCGCCGGCAAGACGGCGATTGGCCCCCTTCTTCAATCCTGCGGGCAGAATGACGCGTCCGTCTTCCTCGCGCACATCTTCCTGCATGAAAACAGTGTCGGTGCCGTCCGGCATCATCGCGCCGGTAAAAATGCGCGCGCTTTCGCCTTTGCCGACCGCGTGCGGCGAACGATCGCCGGCGGCGATGCGCGTGACCACCGGAAGAATAGTTTCTCCGCCCGGATTGAGATCGGCATGACGCACCGCCCAGCCATCGACGGCGGAATTGTCGTAGCCCGGCAGAGCCAAGGGCGCGATAACGTCCTCCGCCAAAATCCGTCCGTCCGCATCGATCAGCGAGACGGTCTCGATGTCTGTGACCGGCACGACGCGCTCACCGATCAGTGCGAGGCCCGCCTCGATCGGCATGAGTTCGCCGCCGAACGCAAAGCAATCGTCGGAAAGCTGCGCCATTTATTCGCCCGCCAGAGCAAGATCGCCCGGCACAAAGCCGAGCGCGTGAAGCGCGGCACGAACCTCGCCGCTGCCGAGCACATTCAGAAAAGCCTGAACGGCGGGACGATCGCGGCGACTGTCCGCCAGGATGAAATCATAATGCTCGTCGCC
Above is a window of Terrihabitans soli DNA encoding:
- the glp gene encoding gephyrin-like molybdotransferase Glp; amino-acid sequence: MAQLSDDCFAFGGELMPIEAGLALIGERVVPVTDIETVSLIDADGRILAEDVIAPLALPGYDNSAVDGWAVRHADLNPGGETILPVVTRIAAGDRSPHAVGKGESARIFTGAMMPDGTDTVFMQEDVREEDGRVILPAGLKKGANRRLAGEDIATGAPALASGLRLQPQHVSLASALGLTGLKVRRRLKVAVLSTGDELVEPGRPLQPGMLHDSNRVMMAALLRRAGCEVTDIGMYRDEPDALGKAILAAAKGHDLIISSGGVSTGEEDYTRRVVETVGTLVHWRLAIKPGRPVAMAVVDGVPFVGLPGNPVAVFVTFVNIVRALVARLSGESWTPSTAVPVKSGFAYKKKTGRREFVRVSLVREADGSIVAHKHPREGAGVITSLTETTGFVELPEPVTAVAEGDLIAYRSYENMF